The following coding sequences are from one Gemmatimonadota bacterium window:
- a CDS encoding chorismate-binding protein, which produces MTDTLARCRAAAAAGFTRVPLTRAVVLDGDTPVSAFQKLHRGDYGFLLESLEGGERWARYCFLATEPEAVYRYRGASAECLTATTQWEPLAAPCDPLHHLSALLRHDEAMPVDGLPRFTGGAVGFWGYDVVRSIEHLPNAPTDDRDLPDAIAMVVDTLLVLDNLFHRAHVIANVTVAPGLDDAELQQRIAAAEAKMAAWIARLAAPGALTPLVPQEVVPPAMAAPYADADYRRDVARCKDYIAAGDAFQIVLSRRMELHPAPDPFLTYRWLRALNPAPYCYFLALGPVQIAGASPEVLVRVEAGDVTVRPIAGTRPRGRDVEQDLAMEAELRADAKECAEHLMLVDLGRNDVGRVAEYGTVRVVQQMVVERYSRVMHLVSEVRGTLRAGLDALDALAATFPAGTVSGAPKVRAMQIIDELEPTRRGPYAGAVGYVGYGARTLDTAIAIRTVVFTGGTAYVQAGAGIVADSVPQAEFEETEAKAGAVVTALALAGRKS; this is translated from the coding sequence ATGACCGACACTCTCGCGCGCTGCCGCGCCGCCGCCGCCGCGGGATTCACGCGGGTCCCGCTCACGCGCGCGGTCGTCCTCGACGGCGACACCCCCGTCTCCGCCTTCCAGAAGCTGCACCGCGGCGACTATGGCTTCCTGCTCGAATCGCTCGAGGGTGGCGAGCGCTGGGCTCGCTACTGCTTCCTCGCGACCGAGCCCGAGGCGGTGTATCGCTATCGCGGCGCCTCGGCGGAGTGCCTGACGGCAACCACCCAGTGGGAACCGTTGGCGGCACCGTGCGATCCGCTCCATCACCTGAGTGCGTTGCTGCGGCACGACGAGGCAATGCCGGTCGATGGCTTGCCTCGCTTCACCGGCGGCGCGGTCGGCTTCTGGGGGTACGACGTCGTCCGCAGCATCGAGCATCTCCCCAATGCCCCGACCGATGACCGGGATCTCCCCGATGCGATCGCGATGGTCGTCGACACGCTGCTGGTGCTCGACAATCTCTTCCACCGCGCCCACGTGATCGCCAACGTCACCGTGGCCCCCGGGCTGGATGACGCCGAGCTGCAGCAACGCATCGCCGCCGCGGAGGCGAAGATGGCGGCGTGGATCGCGCGCCTTGCCGCCCCGGGGGCGCTGACGCCGTTGGTGCCGCAGGAGGTCGTGCCGCCGGCGATGGCCGCGCCCTACGCCGATGCCGACTATCGCCGGGATGTCGCGCGCTGCAAGGACTACATCGCCGCAGGCGACGCCTTTCAGATCGTCCTCTCCCGGCGGATGGAGCTGCACCCCGCGCCCGATCCGTTCCTGACGTATCGCTGGCTGCGCGCCCTCAATCCCGCCCCGTACTGCTACTTCCTCGCCCTCGGTCCGGTCCAGATCGCGGGGGCCTCGCCGGAGGTGCTGGTGCGCGTGGAAGCCGGCGACGTGACGGTGCGGCCAATCGCCGGCACGCGTCCGCGCGGTCGCGACGTGGAGCAGGACCTCGCGATGGAGGCCGAACTCCGCGCCGACGCGAAGGAATGTGCCGAACACCTGATGCTCGTCGATCTCGGCCGCAACGATGTCGGCCGCGTGGCGGAGTATGGCACTGTCCGCGTGGTGCAGCAGATGGTGGTGGAGCGCTACTCGCGGGTGATGCACCTGGTGAGTGAAGTGCGCGGCACGCTGCGCGCCGGCCTCGATGCACTCGACGCGCTAGCCGCGACCTTTCCGGCGGGCACCGTCAGCGGCGCGCCGAAGGTGCGCGCGATGCAGATCATCGACGAACTCGAGCCCACGCGGCGCGGCCCCTACGCGGGCGCCGTCGGCTACGTCGGCTACGGCGCGCGCACGCTCGATACGGCCATCGCGATCCGCACCGTCGTCTTCACCGGCGGCACCGCCTATGTGCAGGCCGGCGCCGGCATCGTGGCCGATTCAGTGCCGCAGGCAGAATTCGAGGAAACGGAGGCGAAGGCGGGTGCGGTGGTGACGGCGTTGGCGCTTGCAGGTCGTAAGTCGTAG